From the Sphingomonas phyllosphaerae 5.2 genome, one window contains:
- the rimP gene encoding ribosome maturation protein RimP, with amino-acid sequence MNDITPLVRLIEPEADALGFALVRVRLFGARSGKGDDERTLQIMAERPDTRQLTIDDCAALSRRVSEKLDALEEAGQDPIEGAYRLEVSSPGIDRPLTRHEDFTDWAGHEARIVLTEQVDGQKQFKGDLEGIDADGLIAIRHPRTGVLAQVPFALIADAKLVLTDRLIDATVPLSMEGAEEEINDTSADAEGEEEELH; translated from the coding sequence TTGAACGACATCACTCCCCTCGTCCGCTTGATCGAGCCAGAAGCCGACGCGCTCGGCTTCGCGCTGGTGCGCGTCCGCCTGTTCGGCGCCAGGTCCGGCAAGGGGGATGACGAGCGCACGCTGCAGATCATGGCCGAGCGCCCCGACACCCGCCAGCTGACGATCGACGACTGCGCCGCGTTGTCGCGCCGCGTGTCGGAGAAGCTCGACGCGCTGGAGGAAGCCGGCCAGGACCCGATCGAGGGCGCCTACCGGCTCGAGGTTTCGTCGCCGGGCATCGACCGTCCGCTGACGCGTCATGAGGATTTCACCGATTGGGCCGGGCATGAGGCGCGCATCGTCCTGACCGAGCAGGTCGACGGGCAGAAGCAGTTCAAGGGCGACCTTGAGGGCATCGATGCCGACGGGCTTATCGCGATCCGCCACCCGCGCACGGGCGTGCTGGCGCAGGTGCCGTTCGCGCTGATCGCCGATGCCAAGCTGGTGCTGACCGATCGATTGATCGACGCCACCGTCCCGCTCTCGATGGAGGGCGCGGAAGAAGAGATTAACGACACCTCCGCGGATGCGGAAGGCGAAGAAGAGGAACTCCACTGA
- a CDS encoding PQQ-dependent sugar dehydrogenase translates to MFHRLAFAAIALTAAAACNGEDSAATQPVAEAPVAPAPAITPTPAPSPLPAGTPVAGTPFASAAIADFDAPWAMTFLPDRRMLVTEKAGQMLLVAADGAARRTIATVAVDSAGQGGLMDVVLAPDFATSKRVYFSYSAAGQGGKGVVLARGTLSGVTGDEQLTGIETLYRATPLVTGDGHYSGRIAFSPDGQYLFFTNGERQKFTPAQDKSGSLGKVLRLTPDGKPAANNPLAAQGFLPEVWSYGHRNLLGIAFDPAGNLWEQEMGPKGGDEVNLILPSRNYGWPNVSNGSNYDGTDIPDHAPGDGYEAPKVWWNPVISPGGLMIYSGDLFPQFKGDAFIGGLSSQSLVRVDLNGTNASKGDQWPLDARIREVEQGPDGAIYVLEDGGSSRGRLLRLTPMA, encoded by the coding sequence GTGTTCCATCGTCTTGCCTTCGCGGCCATCGCCCTGACTGCCGCCGCTGCGTGCAACGGCGAGGACTCGGCGGCGACCCAGCCGGTGGCCGAAGCGCCCGTCGCCCCTGCGCCCGCCATCACCCCGACGCCGGCGCCTTCGCCGCTGCCGGCCGGTACGCCGGTCGCCGGCACGCCGTTCGCCAGCGCGGCGATCGCGGATTTCGACGCGCCGTGGGCGATGACGTTCCTGCCCGATCGGCGGATGCTGGTGACGGAGAAGGCCGGGCAGATGCTGCTGGTCGCCGCCGATGGCGCCGCACGGCGGACGATCGCGACCGTCGCGGTCGACTCGGCCGGACAGGGCGGGTTGATGGACGTGGTGCTCGCGCCGGATTTCGCGACCAGCAAGCGTGTCTACTTCAGCTATTCGGCGGCCGGGCAAGGCGGCAAGGGCGTCGTGCTCGCACGCGGCACATTGTCGGGCGTGACCGGTGACGAGCAACTGACCGGGATCGAGACGCTCTACCGTGCGACGCCGCTCGTGACCGGCGACGGCCATTATTCGGGGCGCATCGCCTTCTCGCCGGACGGTCAGTATCTGTTTTTCACCAATGGCGAGCGGCAGAAGTTCACGCCCGCACAGGATAAGTCCGGCTCGCTGGGCAAGGTGCTGCGCCTGACGCCGGACGGCAAGCCGGCGGCGAACAACCCGCTGGCGGCGCAGGGCTTCCTGCCGGAGGTGTGGAGTTACGGCCACCGCAACCTGCTAGGCATCGCGTTCGACCCGGCCGGCAACCTGTGGGAGCAGGAGATGGGGCCGAAGGGCGGGGACGAGGTCAACCTGATCCTCCCTAGCCGCAATTATGGTTGGCCGAACGTGTCGAACGGCTCCAACTACGACGGCACCGACATCCCCGATCATGCGCCGGGCGACGGCTATGAAGCGCCGAAGGTGTGGTGGAATCCTGTGATCTCGCCCGGCGGGCTTATGATCTATTCGGGTGACCTGTTCCCGCAGTTCAAGGGTGATGCGTTCATCGGCGGGCTGTCGTCGCAGTCGCTGGTGCGCGTCGACCTGAACGGCACGAACGCGAGCAAGGGCGATCAATGGCCACTCGACGCGCGCATCCGCGAGGTGGAGCAGGGACCGGACGGCGCGATCTATGTGCTGGAGGACGGCGGAAGCTCGCGAGGACGGTTGTTGCGCCTGACGCCGATGGCGTGA
- a CDS encoding MFS transporter has protein sequence MATATADVRTAPVGLIHLSLAVGGFAIGTTEFATMSLLPDMARDLHVDAPTAGHVISAYALGVVVGAPTLAVLGARMARRHLLIALMTLFALGNGLSALAPSYGWMMLFRFVAGLPHGAYFGIAMLVAAALVDQGRRTQAVARVMLGLTVATIVGVPLANFMGQLLGWRSCFVVVAGLAALTAALVAYFVPRDRGDPQASPLSELRALRRPQVWLTLGVGAIGFGGLFAVYTYLADTMATVTQVGPRMVPFALAAFGVGMTAGNLIVPRFADRALMATAAAVLVWSIVALLLWPLAAQHLATVMVAMVAIGIGGSLGTVLQTRLMDVAGDAQSLAAALNHSAFNTANALGPWLGGMAIAAGWGWTSTGPVGAVLGVGGLAVLAASWLLQRRTDAR, from the coding sequence ATGGCCACCGCCACTGCCGACGTGCGGACCGCGCCCGTCGGCCTCATCCATTTGTCGCTCGCCGTCGGCGGGTTCGCGATCGGAACCACCGAATTCGCGACGATGAGCCTGCTCCCCGACATGGCGCGCGACCTCCACGTCGACGCGCCGACCGCCGGTCACGTCATCAGCGCCTATGCGCTGGGTGTGGTCGTTGGTGCGCCGACATTGGCGGTGCTCGGCGCGCGGATGGCGCGGCGGCATCTGTTGATCGCGCTGATGACGCTGTTCGCGCTCGGTAACGGGCTGTCGGCGCTGGCGCCCAGCTACGGCTGGATGATGCTCTTCCGCTTCGTCGCCGGTCTGCCGCATGGTGCATATTTCGGGATCGCGATGCTCGTCGCCGCCGCACTGGTGGATCAGGGCCGGCGCACGCAGGCGGTCGCGCGCGTGATGCTCGGTCTGACGGTGGCGACGATCGTCGGGGTGCCGCTCGCCAACTTCATGGGGCAGCTGCTCGGCTGGCGGTCGTGTTTCGTGGTCGTTGCCGGGCTCGCCGCGCTCACCGCCGCATTGGTCGCTTATTTCGTGCCGCGCGACCGCGGCGATCCACAGGCGAGCCCCTTGTCGGAATTGCGCGCGCTGCGCCGTCCGCAGGTGTGGCTGACGCTCGGCGTCGGCGCGATCGGGTTCGGTGGGCTGTTCGCGGTCTACACCTACCTCGCCGATACGATGGCGACGGTAACGCAGGTCGGCCCGCGGATGGTGCCGTTCGCACTCGCCGCGTTCGGTGTCGGGATGACGGCGGGCAATCTGATCGTCCCGCGCTTCGCCGATCGTGCGCTGATGGCGACTGCCGCAGCGGTGCTGGTCTGGAGCATCGTCGCGCTGCTGCTATGGCCGCTCGCCGCGCAGCATCTCGCGACGGTGATGGTGGCGATGGTCGCGATCGGCATCGGCGGATCGCTCGGTACTGTTCTCCAGACCCGCCTGATGGATGTGGCGGGGGATGCGCAGTCGCTGGCGGCGGCGCTGAACCATTCGGCCTTCAATACCGCCAACGCGCTTGGCCCATGGCTCGGCGGCATGGCGATCGCCGCCGGCTGGGGGTGGACCTCCACCGGCCCGGTCGGCGCCGTGCTCG